The Saccharothrix violaceirubra genome segment CAGACAACCACGTGGCGTGAGGGCCGGTGAAGACGCGTCACCTCAACAGACGTCACCGCGTCGGGTCTACGACACGACGCGGTGCCGGAAAATCAGCTCTGGAACACGACCTTGCCGCCCAGGTAGGTCGTGGTCACGCCCACTCCCGGCAGATCGGCCGGCGCGACGGTGAGCGGGTTGGTGTCGAGTACGCACAGGTCGGCGACCTTGCCGACGGCCAGCGAGCCCTTCCACGACTCGGCGCCGTCCTGGTACGCCGGGGTGACGGTGTACGCGCGCAGCAACTGCCGCATGGCCTCCGGCCCGGACACGTCCATCCACTGCGCGGCGGCGGCGATCGCGCGCCGCCAGTCGGGCTCCATCACGGGCGCGTCGGTGCTCAGGCACACGGGCACGCCCAGGTCGAACGCGTCCCGCAGCGGCCAGGCCGTGCGCAGGACGTCGTCGCCCAGCGCGGCGGCCAGCCACGGGCCGGTCGCGGCGGCGATGCCGGGCTGGGTGTTGAGGCCGATGCCCAGACCGGGCAGGCGGCGCAGCACCTCGCCGGACACCAGGTCGCCGTGGATGAGGTAGTGCCGGCCGAGCGGGCCGTGCTCGGCGATCGCGTCGGCCATCGCGTTCACGACGACCTCGATCGAGCGGTCGCCGGTGGCGTGCACGCCGATCTGGTCGCCGCGGCGGTGCGCGATGTCGATCATGCGACGCAGGTTGGCCACGCGCTCCTCGTCCTGCTCGCCGTCGACGAGCAGGTGGCCGGAGGTGCCGTCGGTGTAGCAGTGGTGCGTCCACGCCGAGCGCATGGGGGGGATGCCGTCGGCGAAGATCTTGACGCCGTTGACCTTGAGCACGCGCGGGTCGGTGGACGGGATGTCGTCGGCGAGGCCGCGCTGGAAGTCGGCCAGCGAGCTGGGGCCGTCGAGGATGCCGAACAGCCGCAGCACGGTCACGCGGGCGCGCAGCAGGCCCTCGTTGGCCAACGCCGCGTACTCGTCGAGCACGGCGCTGGTGAAGCAGCCGGTCTGGCCCTCGTCCTCGCCCGGCCCGAGGCCCGGCTCCGTGTAGCTGGTGATGCCCAGCGCGGCGGCGACGTCGCCGGCCTTGAGGATCGCGGCGCGACGGGCCGCCGCGTCGGCGACCAGGGGGCCGGCCGTGCCCTCCTCGCCGCCGCCGAAGCCGCCGCTGAACAGCGTGTGCGGCCACATCGCGCCCAGCCACGCGCCGTGTAGGTGCGAGTCGTTGATGCCCGGCAGGACCGTGCGGCCGGCGAGGTCGACGACCTCCGTGTCCGGTCCGATCAGGCCGTCGACGTCGTCCACCGCGACGACGGTGCCGTCCGCGACGGCGAGGGCACGCGCTTCACGATCCTCGGCGTCGAAGGTGAGCACCGTGCCACCGGTGAGCACGAGATCGGCGGTGCGGGATGCGGCCACGGAGTCCTCCGTCAACGGACGTAGATTTAGCGACCCCAGTATAGGTGTCGCCACAGGCGATAATGCCTGTTTTTAGTCTATGCATGTAGACTAAACCAAACTTCCGGAGGCTAGTGAGGAGCACTCATGGGCGAGGCATCCCGCGTACCGGTCCGGCAACTGGGCCCCGGTGGCCCGCAGGTGCCGCTGTTCGGTCTCGGCTCGTGGAACACGTGGGACCGGATGGAGTTCGACGACGCGGTCGCGCTGCTGCGGCGCGCGGTCGAGGCGGGGGCGACCCTGTTCGACGTCGCCCACTACAACTTCGGCCCGCACGCCGAGCAGGCGCGGACCGACATCATCTTCGGCGAGGTCGTGCGGGCCGCCGGTCTCGCCCGCGCGGACTACCACCTGTGCGGCAAGCTGTGGCTGTGGGAGTACCCCACGACCACGTTCGAGTCGCAGATGACCACGTCGCTGGAGCGCATCGGCGTCGAGAAGGCCGACAGCGTCGTGGTCGGCGACTACATGTCGCCCCCGGACATCCCGGCCGTCGTCACCGACGTCAACGACCAGATCGCCAAGGGCCGCTTCGACGTCTGGGGCGTCAACAACTGGGTCGCCAAGGACCTGGAGGCCGCGCTCGCGTTCGCGGACAAGGAAGGCCTTACGCCCCCGAGCTTCGCCCAGCTCAAGTACAGCATCGCCCGGCGCACCATGGCCGAGGGCGAGTACTACGGCGAGTACTTCAAGAGCGGCAAGCTCGCGCTCCAGGCTTCCGACGTCTTCGAGGGCGGCATCCTCGCCGGTCGCAAGTTCCCCGAGCGCAAGATCGGCGCCGACCCCGGCGGCATCCGCGACGCCATCCGCGA includes the following:
- a CDS encoding amidohydrolase, with product MAASRTADLVLTGGTVLTFDAEDREARALAVADGTVVAVDDVDGLIGPDTEVVDLAGRTVLPGINDSHLHGAWLGAMWPHTLFSGGFGGGEEGTAGPLVADAAARRAAILKAGDVAAALGITSYTEPGLGPGEDEGQTGCFTSAVLDEYAALANEGLLRARVTVLRLFGILDGPSSLADFQRGLADDIPSTDPRVLKVNGVKIFADGIPPMRSAWTHHCYTDGTSGHLLVDGEQDEERVANLRRMIDIAHRRGDQIGVHATGDRSIEVVVNAMADAIAEHGPLGRHYLIHGDLVSGEVLRRLPGLGIGLNTQPGIAAATGPWLAAALGDDVLRTAWPLRDAFDLGVPVCLSTDAPVMEPDWRRAIAAAAQWMDVSGPEAMRQLLRAYTVTPAYQDGAESWKGSLAVGKVADLCVLDTNPLTVAPADLPGVGVTTTYLGGKVVFQS
- a CDS encoding aldo/keto reductase, which produces MGEASRVPVRQLGPGGPQVPLFGLGSWNTWDRMEFDDAVALLRRAVEAGATLFDVAHYNFGPHAEQARTDIIFGEVVRAAGLARADYHLCGKLWLWEYPTTTFESQMTTSLERIGVEKADSVVVGDYMSPPDIPAVVTDVNDQIAKGRFDVWGVNNWVAKDLEAALAFADKEGLTPPSFAQLKYSIARRTMAEGEYYGEYFKSGKLALQASDVFEGGILAGRKFPERKIGADPGGIRDAIREAADKVAEIAARHDATAAQVAIAFCLANPAVANVLFGVSRIGQLEDNLGAIELAAAHGEELRTELEPLWTDRGVNADGSW